A portion of the Punica granatum isolate Tunisia-2019 chromosome 7, ASM765513v2, whole genome shotgun sequence genome contains these proteins:
- the LOC116212771 gene encoding AAA-ATPase ASD, mitochondrial-like: protein MIMRDLLMHLSSAVGGLMIIVTLFRDHFPPHLRDLLEKYTSKLVRLLYPYIQITFPEYTGERLKKSDVYTAIQNYLTEKATTGAKKLKADTLKDSQSLILSMDDNEEVTDEFQGAKLWWFSNKIVPKSMSMSFYPATEERRFYRLVFHKHHRDLITGTYIKHVMNEGKAIALKNRQRKLFTNNPSNNWYGYKSTKWSHVVFEHPATFDTLAMEPKKKQEIMSDLKKFSEGKEYYKKIGKAWKRGYLLYGPPGTGKSTMIAAMANFMNYDVYDLELTTVKDNSELRKLLIDTSTKSIIVIEDIDCSLDLTGQRKKAKKKKEDDEDEEGKGDPAKKMKEEEETKASKVTLSGLLNFIDGIWSGCGGERIIIFTTNFIDKLDPALIRRGRMDKHIEMSYCCFEAFKVLANNYLDVESHPLFGMIEAKMKETNMTPADVAENLMPKSSTETRETCLRSLIKALEEAKEEAAKKMAEEEEEAKESEAKDAANSIEEAKENGVVANGKLEEEKLNV, encoded by the exons ATGATCATGCGAGACCTCTTAATGCACTTGAGCTCCGCGGTCGGGGGTCTGATGATAATCGTGACCCTCTTCCGAGACCATTTCCCCCCTCATCTTCGTGACCTTCTCGAGAAATACACCAGCAAACTCGTTAGATTGTTGTATCCCTACATCCAGATCACTTTCCCCGAGTACACCGGGGAGCGGCTCAAGAAGAGCGACGTCTACACCGCCATCCAGAACTACCTGACCGAGAAGGCAACCACGGGAGCTAAGAAGCTTAAGGCCGATACCCTCAAAGACAGCCAATCCTTAATCCTAAGTATGGACGACAACGAGGAGGTCACAGACGAGTTCCAAGGCGCCAAGCTCTGGTGGTTCTCCAACAAGATAGTTCCCAAGAGCATGTCCATGTCGTTCTATCCCGCAACGGAAGAGAGGAGGTTCTACAGGCTCGTGTTCCATAAGCACCACCGGGACTTGATCACAGGTACGTATATCAAGCACGTCATGAACGAGGGAAAGGCAATTGCCCTGAAGAATCGGCAGAGGAAGCTCTTCACCAACAACCCAAGCAACAACTG GTATGGTTACAAGTCGACCAAGTGGAGCCATGTGGTTTTCGAGCACCCCGCGACGTTCGATACCCTGGCAATGGAGCCGAAGAAGAAGCAGGAGATCATGAGCGACCTCAAGAAGTTCAGTGAAGGGAAGGAGTACTACAAGAAGATTGGGAAGGCCTGGAAACGAGGGTACCTCCTCTATGGCCCACCTGGGACAGGCAAGTCCACAATGATCGCTGCCATGGCGAATTTCATGAATTACGACGTGTATGATTTGGAGCTGACGACAGTGAAGGACAACTCGGAGTTGAGGAAGCTGCTGATTGATACTTCGACCAAGTCCATAATTGTGATCGAGGACATTGACTGCTCACTCGACCTCACAGGACAGAGGAAGAaggcaaagaagaagaaagaggatGACGAGGATGAGGAAGGTAAGGGCGATCCTGCTAAAAAGAtgaaggaggaagaggagaccAAAGCGAGCAAGGTCACTCTATCGGGTCTTTTGAACTTCATCGATGGGATCTGGTCAGGCTGTGGGGGGGAGAGGATCATTATCTTCACAACTAATTTCATCGATAAGCTTGACCCGGCACTTATCAGGAGAGGTAGGATGGACAAGCACATCGAGATGTCCTACTGCTGCTTCGAAGCTTTCAAGGTGCTCGCGAACAACTACTTGGATGTGGAGTCTCATCCTCTGTTCGGGATGATAGAGGCGAAGATGAAGGAGACAAACATGACTCCGGCTGATGTGGCGGAGAACTTGATGCCCAAGTCGAGCACAGAAACTCGAGAGACTTGCTTGAGGAGCTTGATCAAAGCTCTCGAGGAGGCGAAGGAGGAAGCAGCGAAgaagatggccgaggaggaagaggaagcgAAGGAATCGGAGGCTAAAGATGCTGCAAATTCGATCGAGGAAGCCAAGGAAAATGGGGTGGTAGCAAATGGGAAATTGGAAGAAGAGAAATTAAATGTGTAA